From the genome of Mycobacterium dioxanotrophicus, one region includes:
- a CDS encoding BlaI/MecI/CopY family transcriptional regulator, with protein MAKLTRLGELEREVMDHLWSAPEPQTVRQVHEALAARRDLAYTTIMTVLQRLAKKNLVVQHRDDRAHRYAPTHGRDELVAGLMVDALDQAADSGSRRAALVHFVERVGADEAEALRRALAELESKDRIPPPAGNSGIS; from the coding sequence ATGGCGAAACTGACGCGCCTCGGGGAGCTGGAGCGCGAGGTGATGGACCACCTGTGGTCTGCACCCGAACCCCAAACGGTTCGCCAAGTCCACGAGGCGCTGGCCGCCCGCCGCGACTTGGCCTACACGACGATCATGACCGTGCTGCAACGACTCGCGAAGAAGAACCTGGTCGTGCAGCACCGCGATGATCGGGCGCATCGTTATGCGCCCACCCACGGCCGCGACGAGCTCGTCGCCGGCCTCATGGTCGACGCCCTCGATCAGGCCGCAGACTCCGGCAGCCGCCGGGCCGCACTCGTTCACTTCGTCGAACGGGTCGGAGCGGACGAGGCCGAAGCCCTGCGGCGGGCTCTCGCCGAGCTGGAGAGCAAGGACCGAATTCCGCCACCGGCTGGCAATTCCG
- a CDS encoding iron reductase translates to MTVVVDDPLIAGMAIRRMLPLHESSRRLRELYPECPRVYGVAVMRDLSRRRWWPLEEAISAGRLQGMFDAAVAETGNRAAVAQQLAATLAHVVIGRVVPLLVLEGRAWDTGLENLWVHVDSEGAIDWVGVVDPVLRALPDDIHFSGRPSRIADATRDGIVALPNEAALTTWVAHRSHRALAPLFDQLVDISGGAISTVAMWHMVGAAVVGAATQVPLLSGCSEFVSMRRGQAVLDALAGFGLPVRGAGRAGKVLLN, encoded by the coding sequence ATGACGGTCGTGGTCGACGACCCCCTGATCGCGGGTATGGCCATCAGGCGGATGCTGCCGCTGCACGAATCGAGCCGACGGCTGCGCGAGCTGTATCCGGAGTGCCCACGCGTATATGGCGTGGCCGTGATGCGGGACCTGTCGCGGCGCCGTTGGTGGCCGTTGGAGGAGGCCATCAGCGCCGGCCGGCTGCAGGGGATGTTCGACGCGGCCGTCGCGGAAACGGGCAACCGGGCTGCGGTGGCCCAGCAGCTTGCCGCCACACTCGCGCACGTCGTCATCGGCCGCGTGGTGCCACTGCTGGTTCTGGAGGGGCGGGCCTGGGATACCGGCCTGGAGAACCTCTGGGTGCATGTCGACTCGGAGGGGGCCATCGACTGGGTCGGTGTGGTCGACCCGGTCTTGCGGGCCCTGCCCGACGACATCCACTTCAGCGGCAGGCCCTCGCGCATCGCCGACGCGACGCGGGACGGGATCGTGGCGTTGCCCAACGAGGCCGCACTCACCACTTGGGTGGCGCATCGCAGTCACCGCGCGCTCGCGCCGCTGTTCGATCAATTGGTCGACATCAGCGGTGGGGCGATATCGACTGTGGCGATGTGGCACATGGTCGGCGCCGCAGTTGTCGGTGCCGCAACGCAGGTGCCGCTGCTGTCCGGGTGCAGCGAGTTCGTCAGCATGCGACGCGGTCAGGCGGTGCTGGACGCGCTGGCCGGGTTCGGGTTGCCGGTTCGCGGCGCGGGTCGGGCAGGGAAGGTGTTGCTTAATTAG
- a CDS encoding PaaI family thioesterase, which produces MTTDVPEDLGKGFDNVIGLKYVELSPDGGRAQLTITDELLQPWGIMHGGVYCAIVESLASVSAHVWLSEHGGGTVVGVNNNTDFLRAIGSGTVTAVSTPIHRGRRQQLWLITITDENDKLVARGQVRLQNLPTE; this is translated from the coding sequence GTGACGACAGACGTGCCCGAGGACCTCGGCAAGGGATTCGACAACGTAATCGGCCTGAAGTACGTCGAGCTCAGTCCCGACGGCGGCCGGGCGCAGCTGACCATCACCGATGAGCTGTTGCAACCGTGGGGGATCATGCACGGTGGCGTGTACTGCGCGATCGTCGAGAGCCTGGCAAGCGTGTCGGCTCACGTCTGGCTCTCCGAGCACGGCGGGGGGACCGTCGTGGGCGTCAACAACAACACCGACTTCCTGCGGGCGATCGGATCCGGCACTGTCACAGCGGTTTCCACGCCGATTCACAGGGGCCGCCGCCAGCAGCTGTGGCTGATCACCATCACCGACGAGAACGACAAGCTCGTGGCCCGCGGCCAGGTGCGGTTGCAGAACCTCCCGACGGAGTAG
- a CDS encoding urease subunit gamma, with the protein MRLTPHETERLLLSYAAELARRRQARGLRLNHPEAVAVITDHLLEGARDGRTVAELMVSGRGVLSRDEVMEGVPEMLDEVQVEATFPDGTKLVTVHHPIG; encoded by the coding sequence ATGCGATTGACCCCGCACGAGACCGAGCGGCTGCTGCTGTCCTATGCCGCCGAACTGGCTCGGCGCAGACAGGCCCGCGGGCTGCGGCTCAATCATCCCGAAGCCGTTGCGGTGATCACCGATCACCTGCTGGAAGGTGCGCGGGACGGGCGCACGGTCGCCGAGCTCATGGTCAGTGGCCGCGGTGTGCTCAGCCGCGACGAGGTGATGGAGGGTGTGCCCGAGATGCTCGACGAAGTGCAGGTGGAGGCCACTTTCCCGGATGGCACCAAGCTGGTCACCGTCCACCACCCGATCGGCTGA
- a CDS encoding urease subunit beta, whose translation MIPGEIVFGDGPITINADSVRRTIDVVNTGDRPVQVGSHVHLPQANAALDFDREAAYGHRLDIPAGTAVRFEPGVLQRVSLVPLAGSREVYGISLNPPGRLDTTS comes from the coding sequence ATGATCCCGGGAGAGATCGTCTTCGGCGACGGCCCCATCACGATCAACGCCGACTCGGTGCGCCGCACCATCGACGTCGTCAACACCGGGGACCGCCCGGTCCAGGTCGGCAGCCACGTGCACCTGCCACAGGCCAACGCCGCGCTCGATTTCGACCGCGAGGCGGCCTACGGCCATCGGCTCGACATTCCGGCCGGTACCGCCGTCCGGTTCGAACCCGGTGTGCTGCAGCGTGTCTCGCTGGTCCCGCTGGCCGGCTCCCGCGAGGTGTACGGCATCAGCCTGAATCCGCCGGGACGATTGGACACAACCTCATGA
- a CDS encoding urease subunit alpha, with protein sequence MSELSRARYAALFGPTTGDRIRLADTELFVEITEDRSGGPGLAGDEAVFGGGKVLRESMGQARVTRADGAPDTVITGVVIIDHWGIIKADIGIRDGRIAAIGKAGNPAIMAGVHPDLVVGPSTEVIAGNGRIVTAGAIDCHVHLICPQIMAEALGGGITTIVAGGTGPAEGSKATTVTPGAWHLARMLEALDGWPLNVALLAKGNTVSAEAMWEQLRGGAAGFKLHEDWGTTPAAIDACLTVADAAGVQVNIHTDTLNEAGFVEDTLAAIKGRAIHAYHTEGAGGGHAPDIITVAAHPNVLPSSTNPTRPHTVNTLDEHLDMLMVCHHLNPSVPEDLAFAESRIRPSTIAAEDLLHDLGAISMIGSDAQAMGRVGEVVLRTWQTAHVMKRRRGALDGDGAADNLRVRRYVAKYTICPAIAHGMDDEIGSVEVGKLADLVLWDPAFFGVRPHVVLKGGMIAWAAMGDANASIPTPQPVLPRPMFGAAPAAAAATSLHFVSPQAVADGLAERLDVRRKLAPVKDVRKIGKAHMPLNDALPRIEVDPDTFTVRIDGEVWQEQPAAELPMAQRYFLF encoded by the coding sequence ATGAGTGAGCTGAGCCGGGCGCGCTACGCCGCGCTGTTCGGGCCGACGACCGGGGACCGGATCCGGCTGGCCGACACCGAGCTGTTCGTCGAGATCACCGAAGACCGCAGCGGCGGGCCGGGATTGGCCGGTGACGAGGCGGTGTTCGGTGGTGGCAAGGTGTTGCGGGAATCGATGGGCCAGGCCCGCGTCACCCGGGCCGACGGCGCTCCGGACACCGTCATCACGGGTGTGGTGATCATCGACCACTGGGGAATCATCAAGGCCGACATCGGCATCCGCGACGGTCGCATCGCCGCCATCGGAAAGGCCGGCAACCCCGCCATCATGGCAGGAGTCCATCCGGACCTGGTGGTCGGCCCGTCCACGGAGGTCATCGCGGGCAACGGGCGCATCGTCACCGCCGGTGCCATCGACTGTCATGTGCATCTGATCTGCCCGCAGATCATGGCCGAGGCCCTCGGCGGCGGCATCACCACGATCGTCGCGGGCGGCACCGGCCCGGCCGAGGGAAGCAAGGCCACCACTGTCACCCCGGGCGCCTGGCATCTGGCCCGCATGCTCGAGGCGCTCGACGGCTGGCCGCTCAACGTGGCGCTGCTGGCCAAGGGAAACACCGTCAGCGCCGAGGCGATGTGGGAGCAATTGCGCGGGGGGGCAGCGGGTTTCAAACTGCACGAGGATTGGGGCACCACACCGGCGGCCATCGACGCCTGCCTCACGGTGGCCGACGCCGCGGGGGTTCAGGTCAACATCCACACCGACACCCTCAACGAGGCCGGTTTCGTCGAGGACACGCTGGCCGCGATCAAGGGACGCGCCATCCACGCGTACCACACCGAGGGCGCGGGCGGCGGACACGCACCGGACATCATCACCGTCGCCGCTCACCCCAATGTGCTGCCCAGCTCGACCAATCCGACGCGGCCACACACCGTCAACACCCTCGACGAACATCTCGACATGCTCATGGTGTGCCACCACCTCAACCCCAGTGTCCCGGAGGATCTGGCGTTCGCGGAGAGCCGCATCCGGCCGTCGACCATCGCTGCCGAGGATCTGCTGCACGACCTCGGCGCCATCTCGATGATCGGCAGTGACGCGCAGGCCATGGGCCGCGTCGGGGAAGTGGTGCTGCGCACCTGGCAGACCGCGCATGTGATGAAGCGGCGGCGTGGTGCACTCGACGGCGACGGCGCCGCCGACAACCTCCGGGTCCGCCGCTACGTCGCGAAATACACCATCTGCCCGGCGATCGCGCATGGGATGGACGACGAGATCGGCTCGGTCGAGGTGGGCAAGCTCGCCGATCTGGTGTTGTGGGATCCGGCCTTCTTCGGGGTGCGGCCGCACGTCGTGCTGAAGGGCGGGATGATCGCCTGGGCGGCGATGGGTGATGCCAACGCCTCGATTCCGACCCCGCAACCGGTGTTGCCGCGGCCCATGTTCGGCGCCGCGCCCGCGGCTGCGGCTGCGACGTCGCTGCACTTCGTCTCGCCCCAGGCCGTCGCCGACGGGCTGGCCGAGCGGCTCGATGTCCGGCGAAAGCTCGCTCCTGTCAAGGATGTTCGGAAGATCGGCAAGGCGCACATGCCGCTCAACGACGCGTTGCCGCGCATCGAGGTGGATCCCGACACGTTCACGGTGCGCATCGACGGCGAGGTGTGGCAGGAGCAGCCCGCGGCCGAACTGCCGATGGCCCAGCGATACTTCCTGTTCTGA
- a CDS encoding urease accessory protein UreF gives MTGLATLLTLADSRLPIGGHVHSGGVEEAVARGLLSDVDTVRAYLVRRIRSHGLVTASLAVAVRTGLLDAPAADAETDARTPAPASRATSRAQGRGLVRLARRVWLDHDWDALGAKPHLAVAAGTVGAAADLTPIQIALALVYTTMTGSATAAQRLLALDPGDVAALTFDLSGLCESTAAAAAAGLADLSDPLLDVLAQQHTERERPLFVS, from the coding sequence ATGACCGGCCTGGCAACGCTGTTGACGCTTGCGGATTCCCGCCTGCCCATCGGCGGGCACGTGCATTCAGGTGGTGTCGAGGAAGCCGTGGCCCGCGGGTTGCTCAGCGATGTCGACACGGTGCGGGCGTATCTCGTACGGCGTATCCGCAGCCACGGCCTGGTGACGGCCTCGCTTGCCGTCGCAGTCCGTACCGGCCTGCTCGATGCTCCTGCGGCCGACGCCGAAACCGACGCCCGTACACCGGCGCCGGCGTCCCGTGCGACGTCGCGCGCGCAGGGGCGTGGGCTGGTCCGGTTGGCCCGCCGGGTGTGGCTCGACCACGACTGGGACGCACTGGGGGCCAAACCGCATCTGGCCGTCGCGGCCGGAACAGTCGGCGCCGCAGCGGATCTGACACCGATACAGATCGCGCTCGCGCTCGTCTACACCACGATGACCGGATCGGCCACCGCCGCGCAACGACTGCTCGCACTCGATCCCGGCGATGTCGCGGCGCTGACCTTCGACCTGTCGGGGCTGTGCGAATCCACCGCCGCGGCGGCCGCCGCAGGCCTGGCCGATCTGTCCGACCCGCTCCTGGATGTGCTGGCCCAGCAGCACACCGAGCGTGAGCGACCGCTGTTCGTCTCCTGA
- the ureG gene encoding urease accessory protein UreG codes for MPPHFIDGEPHAHPPRPKRARQPGEPLRIGIGGPVGSGKTALVAALCRQLRDELSLAVLTNDIYTTEDADFLRRHAVLPDQRIAAVQTGGCPHTAIRDDITANLDAIDDLIDTNPGLDLILVESGGDNLTATFSSGLVDVQIFVVDVAGGDKVPRKGGPGVTFSDLLVVNKTDLARLVGADLDVMRRDAARVREDRPTALISLTDDPSAGPVLTWVREQLALAQAPTV; via the coding sequence ATGCCACCACATTTCATCGACGGTGAGCCGCATGCACATCCGCCGCGGCCCAAGCGGGCGCGGCAGCCGGGCGAACCGCTGCGCATCGGCATCGGCGGTCCGGTCGGTTCCGGGAAGACCGCACTGGTCGCGGCGTTGTGCCGGCAGCTGCGCGACGAGCTGTCGCTGGCCGTGCTGACCAACGACATCTACACCACTGAGGACGCGGATTTCCTGCGCAGGCACGCGGTCCTGCCCGACCAGCGGATCGCCGCCGTGCAGACCGGCGGCTGCCCTCACACTGCGATCCGGGATGACATCACCGCCAACCTCGACGCCATCGACGATCTGATCGACACCAACCCTGGTCTGGACCTGATCCTGGTCGAGTCCGGCGGTGACAACCTCACCGCGACGTTCTCGTCGGGCCTGGTGGACGTGCAGATCTTTGTCGTCGACGTCGCCGGCGGCGACAAGGTCCCGCGCAAAGGCGGCCCAGGGGTGACGTTCTCGGATCTGTTGGTGGTCAACAAGACTGACCTGGCCCGACTGGTGGGGGCCGACCTCGACGTCATGCGTCGCGACGCCGCCCGGGTTCGGGAAGACCGCCCGACCGCACTGATCTCGCTCACCGACGACCCGTCGGCCGGCCCCGTACTGACCTGGGTGCGTGAGCAGTTGGCGCTGGCGCAGGCGCCGACCGTGTGA
- a CDS encoding urease accessory protein UreD, protein MRACIVVIARPGRLPRIEGSGGIAGRHTEPDTVHLVSTAATPLGGDSLKVRVVVEPGARLLIRTVAAAVTLPGAGTDHSTAWWDIENAGELDIDPQPTVVAGGSSHGTAVRIGLADTARLRLRERVQIGRCGERDGFWSGTLCVDVGATPLLRHRVELGSGAVGDDALAAPRACVSELRYPARSFETAGTVLELAHGGSLATWQGDRLPAG, encoded by the coding sequence ATGCGGGCCTGCATCGTCGTCATAGCGCGCCCGGGCCGGTTGCCGCGTATCGAGGGCAGTGGTGGGATCGCGGGCCGGCACACCGAACCGGACACCGTGCATCTGGTGTCGACGGCGGCCACTCCGCTCGGCGGTGACTCGCTGAAGGTGCGGGTGGTGGTCGAGCCCGGGGCGCGGTTGCTCATCCGTACCGTCGCGGCCGCAGTGACCTTGCCGGGTGCCGGCACCGACCATTCGACCGCGTGGTGGGACATCGAGAACGCCGGCGAGCTCGATATCGATCCGCAACCCACGGTCGTCGCCGGCGGATCCAGCCACGGCACCGCTGTGCGGATCGGGCTCGCGGACACCGCGCGGCTGCGATTGCGGGAACGCGTCCAGATCGGCCGCTGCGGGGAGCGCGACGGTTTCTGGTCGGGAACACTTTGCGTCGATGTCGGCGCGACGCCGCTGCTGCGCCACCGCGTCGAGCTGGGCAGCGGCGCCGTCGGCGACGACGCGCTCGCCGCACCGCGCGCGTGTGTCAGTGAATTGCGTTATCCCGCAAGGTCTTTTGAGACGGCCGGGACAGTGTTGGAACTGGCGCACGGCGGCAGCCTGGCCACCTGGCAGGGTGACCGGCTGCCTGCCGGCTAG
- a CDS encoding NAD(P)/FAD-dependent oxidoreductase codes for MSHPGAKATDRHKVVIIGSGFGGLNAAQALKHADVDIKLIARTTHHLFQPLLYQVATGIISEGEIAPPTRLILRKQRNAQVLLGDVTHIDLEKQTVESVLLGHTYSTPYDSLIIAAGAGQSYFGNDHFAEWAPGMKSIDDALELRGRILGAFEQAERSSDPERRKKLLTFVVVGAGPTGVEMAGQIQELADQTLRGSFRHIDPTEAHVILLDAAPAVLPPMGEKLGKRAKDRLEKMGVEIQLNAMVTDVDHNGITVKDKDGTLRRIEAACKVWSAGVSASPLGKDLADQSETEIDRAGRVKVLPDLTIPGHPNVFVVGDMAAVDGVPGMAQGAIQGGKYAAKLIKREVSGTSPKIRTPFKYFDKGSMATVSKWNAVAKVGKLEFSGFFAWLAWLGLHLIYLVGFKTKIATLLSWAVTFLSRQRGQLTITEQQAYARTRIEELEEIAASVKETEKAAS; via the coding sequence ATGAGCCACCCCGGAGCCAAGGCAACGGATCGGCATAAGGTCGTCATCATCGGATCGGGCTTCGGCGGGTTGAACGCCGCGCAAGCGCTCAAGCACGCTGATGTCGACATCAAGTTGATCGCCCGCACCACGCATCACCTGTTCCAGCCGCTGCTGTACCAGGTGGCCACCGGCATCATCTCCGAAGGCGAGATCGCCCCGCCGACGCGGCTGATCCTGCGCAAACAGCGCAACGCGCAGGTTCTGCTCGGCGACGTCACCCACATCGACCTGGAGAAGCAGACCGTCGAATCGGTCCTGCTCGGACACACCTACTCGACCCCGTACGACAGCCTGATCATCGCCGCGGGCGCCGGCCAGTCGTACTTCGGCAACGACCACTTCGCGGAGTGGGCGCCGGGCATGAAGTCGATCGACGACGCCCTCGAGCTGCGTGGCCGCATCCTGGGCGCGTTCGAGCAGGCCGAGCGGTCGAGCGACCCCGAGCGCCGCAAGAAGCTGCTCACCTTCGTCGTCGTCGGCGCGGGTCCCACCGGCGTCGAGATGGCCGGTCAGATCCAGGAGCTCGCCGATCAGACGCTGCGGGGCAGCTTCCGCCACATCGACCCCACCGAGGCGCACGTCATCCTGCTCGACGCCGCACCGGCCGTGTTGCCGCCGATGGGCGAGAAACTCGGCAAGCGAGCCAAGGACCGGCTGGAGAAGATGGGTGTGGAGATCCAGCTCAACGCCATGGTGACCGATGTCGACCACAACGGCATCACCGTCAAGGACAAGGACGGCACGCTGCGCCGGATCGAGGCGGCGTGCAAGGTGTGGTCTGCCGGAGTGTCGGCCAGCCCGCTCGGCAAGGATCTGGCCGACCAGTCCGAGACGGAGATCGACCGGGCCGGCCGGGTCAAGGTGTTGCCGGACCTGACGATCCCGGGCCACCCGAACGTGTTCGTCGTCGGCGACATGGCGGCGGTGGACGGCGTGCCGGGCATGGCACAGGGCGCCATCCAGGGCGGGAAGTACGCAGCCAAGCTGATCAAGCGTGAAGTCAGCGGCACCAGCCCCAAGATCCGGACCCCGTTCAAGTACTTCGACAAGGGCTCGATGGCCACCGTCTCGAAATGGAACGCGGTCGCCAAGGTCGGCAAGCTGGAGTTCAGCGGCTTCTTCGCCTGGCTGGCCTGGCTGGGCCTGCACCTGATCTACCTGGTGGGCTTCAAGACCAAGATCGCGACCCTGCTGTCGTGGGCGGTGACGTTCCTCAGCCGCCAGCGCGGCCAGCTCACCATCACCGAACAGCAGGCCTACGCCAGGACCAGGATCGAAGAGCTCGAAGAGATCGCCGCCTCGGTCAAGGAGACCGAGAAAGCCGCGTCCTAG
- a CDS encoding LLM class F420-dependent oxidoreductase gives MTIKLGLQIPNFSYGTGVSELFPTVIAQASEAENAGFDSVFVMDHFYQLPGLGTPDQPMLEAYTALGALATATERVQLGTLVTGNTYRNPTLLAKAITTLDVVSQGRAILGIGTGWFELEHDQLGFEFGTFTERFNKLDEALQIIIPMIEGKRPTFSGKYYKTVEAMANPRFRERIPLMIGGSGEKKTIPLAARHFDHLNLITTFDELPHKIAVINQECEKIGRDPATLETSMLVIALIGDQVSVDAVPDDFKARAAVGTAEQVAEQLQAKVFDAGVDGVILSPVTLGGYVPGGITAVGEALKPLISG, from the coding sequence GTGACCATCAAACTAGGCCTCCAGATCCCGAACTTCTCCTACGGCACAGGCGTTTCCGAACTCTTCCCCACCGTCATCGCGCAGGCTTCCGAAGCCGAGAACGCAGGCTTCGACTCCGTCTTCGTGATGGACCACTTCTACCAACTGCCCGGCCTGGGCACGCCCGACCAGCCGATGCTGGAGGCCTATACCGCCCTGGGCGCACTGGCCACCGCGACCGAACGCGTCCAGCTCGGCACCCTGGTCACCGGCAACACCTACCGGAACCCGACCCTGCTCGCCAAGGCCATCACCACCCTCGACGTGGTCAGCCAGGGCCGCGCGATCCTGGGCATCGGCACCGGCTGGTTCGAGCTCGAGCACGATCAGCTCGGCTTCGAGTTCGGCACGTTCACCGAACGGTTCAACAAGCTCGACGAAGCGCTGCAGATCATCATCCCGATGATCGAGGGCAAGCGCCCGACCTTCAGCGGCAAGTACTACAAAACCGTCGAGGCCATGGCCAATCCCCGGTTCCGGGAACGCATTCCGCTGATGATCGGCGGCAGCGGCGAGAAGAAGACCATCCCGCTGGCAGCCCGGCACTTCGATCATCTGAACCTCATCACGACCTTCGACGAACTGCCTCACAAGATCGCCGTCATCAACCAGGAGTGCGAGAAGATCGGCCGCGATCCGGCGACCTTGGAGACCAGCATGCTGGTGATCGCCCTGATCGGCGATCAGGTGAGCGTCGACGCGGTTCCCGACGACTTCAAGGCACGGGCCGCGGTCGGCACGGCCGAGCAGGTGGCCGAGCAACTGCAGGCCAAGGTCTTCGACGCGGGCGTGGACGGGGTGATCCTGAGCCCGGTCACACTCGGCGGCTACGTGCCCGGCGGCATCACCGCTGTCGGCGAAGCGCTCAAACCGTTGATATCGGGGTAA